GAGAACAAGCGGGCCGACGACCCGATCGGCGTGGTGGCCATCGACGCCATCTTCACCCCCATCCTCAACGTCCGCTACAACGTCACGCCGACCCGCGTTGGCGACAAGATCGACTACGAGCGGCTGACGCTCGAGGTCGAGACGGACGGGTCGCTCTCGGCCGAGGACGCCCTCACGAACGCGGCGGCCATCCTCCGCGATCACATCGGCCTCTTCGTCGAGGTCGACACGTCGGCTGGCGAGGACGAGGAGGAGACGGAGGTCGACGCCGAGGTCCAGCGCGTCCGGGCCATCCTGGGCCAGTCGGTCGACGACCTCGACCTCTCGGTCCGCGCCCAGAACTGCCTCCGCGCCGCCTCGATCAAGACGATCGGCGACCTCGTGCGCCGGGAGGAGAGCGAGATGCTCAAGTTCCGGAACTTCGGCCGCAAGAGCCTCCTCGAGCTCGTCCAGGTCCTCGACGAGCGGGGCCTCCGCTTCGGCATGGACGTCGAGCGCTACGGCGAGTTGAACTAGATCGGTACGGGGTACACGGTACGGGACGCGTCCCGGCCGGTCCCCAGTACCCTGTACCAAGTACCGAAATGAAACACGGAAAGAAGATCCTCAAGATCGGCCGGACCGCCTCCCACCGGAAGGCCACGCTCCAGTCGATGTCGGCCGCGCTCCTCGAGCACAAGCGGATCACGACCACGTTCGGCAAGGCCAAGGCGCTCCGCCGGTTCGTCGAGCCCATCATCACGCACGGCAAGGACGACTCGACGCACTCGCGTCGCCAGGCCTTCCGGAAGCTCAACGACAAGGCGGCCGTCAAGCGGCTCTACGACGAGGTGGCTCCCGAGGTCGGCGACCGGCCCGGCGGCTACGTCCGGATCGTGAAGCTCGGCCAGCGGGCCGGCGACGCGGCCGAGATGGCCGTCGTCGAGCTCGTCGACTTCAACGACGTCCAGCCGGAGGGCACGGGCGGTTCCAAGAAGCGGACGCGTCGCGGTGGCGGCGGCGGTCGCCGGCGGAGCAAGTCCTCGACCCCGGCCGCCTCGACCCCGGCCGCCTCGACGCCGACGGAGGCCGCCCCGGCCCCGTCGACCGAGCCCGCCGAGGCGGAGCCGGTCGAGGAGACGCCCGCAGACGAGACGACGGCGGAGGCCCCGGCCTCCGAGGAGTCGCCCGTCACGGACGCTCCCGCCGAGGACGCGCCTGAGAACCCGAAGGCCGAGGCCGCCGGCAGCGACGCTGCCACGCCCGACCCGGCCGGCGCCGTCCAGGTCCCGCCGCACGCCGACGAGCACCCGGACGCCGCCCAGGGCGCACCGACCCAGACCGGCGAGCCCGGCCCGGGCGCCGACGCCGAGAACCTCGGCCGGAGCCACGACAACCGCTAAGGCGATCGCCTGACGCGCTGGCGTTCGCCGCCAGGCGCACGGTCCCGCGGGGCCCCGTTCTTCGGAGCGGGGCCCCGCGTTCGTTCGTGTCCGCCACGGGAACGCCGCCGAGGTGGGCGGGGTGGGGGAGGGACGCGCGGGCTCTTCCTACTTTGCGGGCCCGATCGCTCGTCCCTGGGGCGTTCTCACCGGACGCCGCCGCCCCCATGATCCAGGCCTCCGCCGACCTCCACCGCCAGCTCGACGGCCTCGTCGTCGCGCCCGACTACGAGCGCCGCCTCCGCGTGCTCTT
This sequence is a window from Rubrivirga marina. Protein-coding genes within it:
- a CDS encoding DNA-directed RNA polymerase subunit alpha yields the protein MAQIQLQMPDGVQVEEMNETYGRFVVQPLERGYGVTIGNAFRRVLLSSLSGTAITAVRIDGVQHEFSTIPGVTEDVTDIILNLKGVRFRAEEEDEGSVSIHLEGQGDWTAKDIADNTADFEVLNPDHHIATLAEDADVRIDLRIEQGRGYVGAEENKRADDPIGVVAIDAIFTPILNVRYNVTPTRVGDKIDYERLTLEVETDGSLSAEDALTNAAAILRDHIGLFVEVDTSAGEDEEETEVDAEVQRVRAILGQSVDDLDLSVRAQNCLRAASIKTIGDLVRREESEMLKFRNFGRKSLLELVQVLDERGLRFGMDVERYGELN